The sequence below is a genomic window from Sulfuracidifex metallicus DSM 6482 = JCM 9184.
ATTTCTCTTGCTCTGAACCTTTCTTACTACTATTACACCCTTGATTTTCCTTGACCTTGGATATTGCTTGTCTCTTAATTCTTCGGGGTCCAGTCCCAAATTTTTGCAGATAGATACTATTTCTTCTAATGAAGGCTTAGAACCCTTAGGAAATCTCCT
It includes:
- a CDS encoding signal recognition particle subunit SRP19/SEC65 family protein, which produces MSIRDFKGERILIWPSYFLAESRKFGRRFPKGSKPSLEEIVSICKNLGLDPEELRDKQYPRSRKIKGVIVVRKVQSKRNTLKLIFDALKKERK